A genomic region of Rhodococcus pyridinivorans contains the following coding sequences:
- the mftD gene encoding pre-mycofactocin synthase MftD (MftD, an enzyme found in the mycofactocin biosynthesis locus, performs an oxidative deamination of 3-amino-5-[(p-hydroxyphenyl)methyl]-4,4-dimethyl-2-pyrrolidinone (AHDP). The resulting compound, now called pre-mycofactocin (PMFT), is a biologically active redox cofactor that can oxidize the non-exchangeable NADH of TIGR03971 family SDR-type oxidoreductases.) — protein sequence MAKPSWLKNPWAQDPWFETVAIAQQRARKRLPKSVYGALVAGSEAGITADDNTTAFRELGFAPHVAGLSDKREMSTTIMGQDVSLPVMISPTGVQAVHPDGEVAVARAAAARGTAMGLSSFASKSIEEVAAVNDKTFFQMYWVGSRDTLIQRMERARAAGAKGLIMTLDWSFSNGRDWGSPAIPERMNLEAMVKFAPEGITRPKWLLEWAKTGAVPDLTTPNLTPPDGQAPTFFGAYGEWMTTPLPTWEDVAWLREQWGDAPFMLKGVMRVDDAKRAVDAGVTAISVSNHGGNNLDGTPAPIRALPAIAEAVGKDVEVLLDGGIRRGSDVVKAIALGARAVLIGRAYLWGLAANGQAGVENVLDILSGGIGSALMGLGKNSIHELTPDDVFVPDGFRRDLGI from the coding sequence ATGGCCAAGCCTTCCTGGTTGAAGAATCCGTGGGCCCAGGACCCATGGTTCGAGACCGTCGCAATCGCACAGCAGCGCGCCCGTAAACGCCTGCCCAAGTCCGTCTACGGCGCACTCGTCGCCGGATCCGAGGCCGGCATCACGGCCGACGACAACACCACCGCCTTCCGCGAACTCGGGTTCGCCCCGCACGTCGCGGGACTGTCGGACAAGCGGGAGATGTCTACGACCATCATGGGACAGGATGTGTCCCTGCCCGTGATGATCTCGCCGACCGGTGTGCAGGCCGTGCACCCGGACGGTGAGGTCGCCGTGGCCCGCGCGGCCGCCGCCCGCGGCACCGCGATGGGTCTGTCGTCGTTCGCGAGCAAGTCCATCGAGGAAGTCGCGGCGGTCAACGACAAGACCTTCTTCCAGATGTACTGGGTCGGCAGCCGCGACACGCTGATCCAACGCATGGAACGTGCCCGCGCTGCGGGCGCGAAGGGTCTGATCATGACCCTGGACTGGTCGTTCTCCAACGGTCGAGACTGGGGCAGCCCCGCCATCCCGGAGCGGATGAACCTCGAGGCGATGGTCAAGTTCGCCCCCGAGGGCATCACCCGGCCCAAGTGGCTCCTCGAATGGGCGAAGACCGGTGCCGTGCCGGATCTGACCACCCCCAACCTCACACCGCCGGACGGCCAGGCCCCGACCTTCTTCGGCGCCTACGGCGAGTGGATGACCACGCCCCTGCCCACCTGGGAGGACGTCGCGTGGCTGCGTGAGCAGTGGGGCGATGCACCGTTCATGCTCAAGGGCGTCATGCGCGTCGACGACGCCAAGCGCGCCGTCGATGCCGGGGTCACCGCCATCTCGGTGTCCAACCACGGTGGCAACAACCTCGACGGCACCCCGGCGCCGATCCGGGCCCTGCCGGCGATCGCCGAAGCGGTGGGCAAGGACGTCGAGGTGCTGCTCGACGGCGGTATCCGCCGCGGCAGCGACGTCGTCAAGGCGATCGCGCTCGGCGCCAGGGCCGTGCTCATCGGCCGCGCGTACCTGTGGGGTCTGGCCGCGAACGGTCAGGCAGGCGTGGAGAACGTCCTCGACATCCTTTCCGGCGGAATCGGTTCCGCCCTCATGGGTCTGGGCAAGAACTCGATCCACGAGCTCACCCCCGACGACGTCTTCGTGCCGGACGGCTTCCGCCGCGATCTCGGCATCTGA
- a CDS encoding mycofactocin system FadH/OYE family oxidoreductase 1, translating into MSPALTEPITLAGRTAPSRVIFGPHVTNLGDGRSFSDRHVAYYARRAQGGCGIVVTETASVHPSDHPYERAPLAECCGDGYRRIVEACRPHGTLVLAGLGHRGLQGSSAWTRAPLWAPSRVPDPVTRELPAEATEREIAELVESFARAAVVAAEAGLDGVELDAGPTSLLRQFLSGLTNRRDDAYGTERLRLLREAIAAVRAQIGSDHIVALRLSCDENAPWAGITPDVAAGYVRAIASSVHLLTVVRGGLFSPESYRPDAHVPAGFNDDLCRRIRDEISGSVPIALQGSIVDAGHAQRALSDGACDLVEMTRAQIADPDLVVAVRRGRRPRPCVRCNQACLVDDFHNPIVGCIANPEAGDETRSSPGPVDSARDVLVVGAGPAGLEAARVAATRGHRVVLVEADERVGGTIAAVSRGGRPDFAALVDWLEQQCLESGVDIRTGTEVSAAEIESALAAGTEVVQATGGFPRPPSFPVTEPERYATAAEVLSGIRPPASRMVVWDPTGGPVASAVVDRFVERGAEVHYATGDPVAGSRLAPTGDFVAFDVRMQRAGVARHLGCRVGSVDADGVVLVDRVSGESTPVADAVLVDCAPPLPAEVSEWPGSRSIGDQVAPRTVREAVREGYRVATAL; encoded by the coding sequence ATGAGCCCCGCGCTCACCGAACCGATCACCCTCGCCGGACGCACCGCTCCGTCGAGGGTGATCTTCGGTCCGCACGTCACCAATCTCGGTGACGGCCGGTCGTTCTCGGACCGTCACGTCGCGTACTACGCGCGACGTGCGCAGGGTGGGTGCGGGATCGTCGTCACGGAGACGGCGTCGGTGCACCCGTCCGACCACCCTTACGAACGCGCACCGCTGGCCGAGTGCTGCGGGGACGGCTACCGGCGGATCGTCGAGGCCTGCCGTCCGCATGGCACACTCGTGCTCGCCGGCCTCGGTCATCGCGGCCTGCAGGGTTCGAGCGCGTGGACCCGGGCACCGCTGTGGGCACCCTCGCGCGTGCCGGATCCGGTGACACGCGAACTGCCTGCCGAGGCGACCGAGCGTGAAATCGCCGAGCTCGTCGAGTCCTTCGCCCGTGCTGCCGTCGTCGCCGCGGAAGCGGGTCTCGACGGAGTGGAACTCGACGCCGGACCGACCTCGCTGCTGCGGCAGTTCCTCTCCGGGCTGACCAACCGTCGCGACGACGCATACGGCACCGAACGCCTGCGGCTGCTGCGTGAGGCGATCGCCGCCGTTCGCGCGCAAATCGGCTCGGATCACATTGTTGCACTGAGACTCTCGTGCGACGAGAACGCGCCGTGGGCGGGCATCACACCCGACGTCGCCGCCGGATACGTCCGCGCGATCGCATCATCGGTCCACCTGCTCACCGTGGTGCGCGGTGGATTGTTCTCACCCGAGTCGTATCGGCCCGACGCACATGTCCCCGCCGGATTCAACGACGACCTGTGCCGCCGCATCCGGGACGAGATCTCCGGATCGGTCCCGATCGCTCTGCAGGGCAGCATCGTCGACGCCGGCCACGCGCAGCGGGCCCTCTCCGACGGTGCGTGTGACCTGGTCGAGATGACCCGCGCGCAGATCGCCGACCCCGACCTCGTCGTCGCCGTCCGTCGCGGTCGTCGGCCGCGTCCCTGCGTGCGCTGCAACCAGGCGTGCCTCGTCGACGACTTCCACAACCCGATCGTGGGGTGCATCGCGAACCCGGAGGCCGGCGACGAGACACGGAGCTCTCCCGGACCGGTGGACTCCGCACGCGACGTACTCGTGGTGGGTGCTGGACCCGCCGGTCTGGAAGCAGCGCGCGTGGCAGCGACGCGCGGTCACCGTGTCGTCCTGGTCGAGGCGGACGAACGGGTCGGTGGGACGATCGCCGCCGTCTCGCGCGGTGGCCGGCCCGACTTCGCTGCGCTCGTCGACTGGCTCGAACAGCAGTGCCTGGAGTCCGGCGTCGACATCCGTACCGGCACGGAAGTGAGCGCTGCCGAGATCGAGAGTGCGCTCGCTGCGGGTACGGAGGTCGTGCAGGCCACCGGCGGGTTTCCACGTCCACCCTCCTTTCCGGTGACCGAGCCCGAGCGGTACGCGACCGCCGCGGAGGTGCTGTCGGGGATTCGGCCGCCTGCGTCCCGGATGGTCGTGTGGGATCCGACGGGTGGTCCGGTGGCGAGTGCCGTCGTCGACCGTTTCGTGGAGCGCGGCGCGGAGGTCCACTATGCGACGGGTGACCCGGTCGCCGGATCACGACTTGCGCCGACGGGGGACTTCGTCGCCTTCGACGTCCGCATGCAGCGGGCGGGCGTGGCGAGACATCTCGGGTGCCGGGTCGGTTCGGTCGATGCCGACGGCGTCGTGCTCGTCGACCGGGTGTCCGGGGAATCCACGCCGGTGGCGGACGCTGTCCTGGTCGACTGCGCACCCCCGTTACCGGCAGAAGTGTCCGAGTGGCCGGGATCGCGGTCGATCGGCGACCAGGTGGCCCCGAGGACCGTGCGCGAGGCCGTCCGAGAGGGATACCGGGTGGCCACGGCGCTGTAA
- a CDS encoding mycofactocin-coupled SDR family oxidoreductase, with product MGDFDGKVVFITGIARGQGRNHAIRFAREGASVIGVDIAAPVSEYVTYEQATEDDFHETVRLVEQAGGKILARVADVRDSAALKAVVDEGVAQFGRLDVVVANAGICSWNRFWEMPDDQFEELIDINLTGVFKTLKAAAPAMIEAGNGGSIIVVSSVAGLKAMPGQINYAAAKFGLVGITQAAAKELGPYRIRVNSIHPYGVNTPMGTDVSVLKLFEKNPSWGPNFVPILTEKPAADPDDISETVLFLASDRASTITGSQMAIDQGNSKV from the coding sequence ATGGGAGATTTCGACGGCAAGGTCGTCTTCATCACCGGGATCGCGCGCGGGCAGGGCCGCAACCACGCCATCCGGTTCGCGCGTGAGGGCGCGTCCGTCATCGGCGTCGACATCGCGGCCCCGGTATCGGAGTACGTGACCTACGAGCAGGCCACCGAGGACGACTTCCACGAGACGGTCCGCCTCGTGGAGCAGGCCGGCGGGAAGATCCTCGCCCGTGTCGCGGACGTGCGCGACAGCGCCGCACTGAAGGCCGTCGTCGACGAGGGCGTCGCCCAGTTCGGGCGACTCGACGTGGTGGTCGCCAATGCCGGCATCTGCAGCTGGAACCGCTTCTGGGAAATGCCCGACGACCAGTTCGAAGAGCTGATCGACATCAACCTCACCGGTGTCTTCAAGACCCTCAAGGCCGCTGCCCCCGCGATGATCGAGGCCGGGAACGGCGGATCGATCATCGTCGTCAGCTCGGTGGCGGGCCTCAAGGCGATGCCAGGCCAGATCAACTACGCGGCAGCGAAATTCGGCCTCGTCGGTATCACGCAGGCAGCGGCGAAGGAACTCGGCCCGTACCGTATCCGGGTCAACTCCATCCACCCCTACGGCGTGAACACCCCGATGGGCACCGACGTCAGCGTCCTGAAGCTGTTCGAGAAGAACCCGTCGTGGGGACCGAACTTCGTCCCCATCCTCACCGAGAAGCCTGCGGCCGACCCCGACGACATCTCGGAGACCGTGTTGTTCCTCGCGAGCGATCGGGCCTCCACGATCACCGGCAGCCAGATGGCCATCGACCAGGGCAACTCGAAGGTCTGA
- a CDS encoding mycofactocin system FadH/OYE family oxidoreductase 2, which yields MTRTATGTVPHASLRIGPVTLRNRIVFPAHLTNFSVDGTVTDRHIAYYEARARGGASMIVTEEHTVHPSDRPYEKLIRGWDPDIVTGYRRLTDAVHRHGTRILAQLNHNGAQGTSMYTGQPLWAPSPEPDPLFREVPRVMTESDIAELVAGYADVARRCAEGGFDGVEIQCSQASVLRAFLASATNRRTDRYGGDLAGRARLLLEVVSAVRAAVGRDRVVGVRLTGHDGTDGGVGIDDAVQVARMLEASGDVDYLNTSVGVATETLHLVEAPMSTPHGYSLFVPDAIRAAVSLPVVGVGRFTRPEQVGAALADGVCDLVGAVRAQIADPDFTNKTLSGRDDEIRPCTGCNQECIGRVGLNRPIACAVNPQAGYESDAPAAPAVPHRVVIVGGGPAGLQAAVTAAGEGHSVTLLERNRCTGGQIREAAAAPHRAELLGAVTHLDAECRRRGVEVRTGVTADAATLHALAPDVVVVATGARPHRPAWAGSSARVSDVRDVLTGRTAPSGRVLVVDDLGFHQATSVAELLADRGSAVTVCTPGMRVGQDLGLTLELDGWLRRAHDKRIERLTGVAVGGVVDLPDGAEVTLIHHATGEPATLAVDAVVVATHQDPVDELWQELSASGTRVIRVGDAVTPRRLHAAIVEGERAARDLAPTPPARGA from the coding sequence GTGACGCGCACGGCGACCGGCACCGTTCCGCACGCGTCGTTGCGGATCGGTCCGGTCACCCTGCGCAACCGCATCGTCTTCCCGGCGCACCTGACCAACTTCTCGGTCGACGGCACCGTCACCGACCGCCACATCGCGTACTACGAAGCCAGAGCACGAGGCGGCGCGTCGATGATCGTCACCGAGGAGCACACCGTGCACCCCTCGGACCGGCCCTACGAGAAACTGATCCGGGGCTGGGACCCGGACATCGTCACCGGTTACCGCCGCCTCACCGACGCCGTCCACCGACACGGCACGCGGATCCTCGCGCAGCTCAACCACAACGGCGCGCAGGGCACCTCGATGTACACGGGGCAACCGCTGTGGGCGCCGAGCCCCGAACCCGACCCGCTCTTCCGCGAGGTCCCACGCGTGATGACGGAATCCGACATCGCCGAACTCGTCGCGGGCTACGCCGACGTCGCCCGCCGCTGTGCCGAGGGCGGCTTCGACGGTGTCGAGATCCAGTGCTCCCAGGCATCCGTCCTGCGCGCTTTTCTCGCATCCGCGACGAACCGTCGCACGGACCGCTACGGCGGGGATCTCGCCGGGCGGGCCCGTCTGCTGCTCGAGGTCGTGTCCGCGGTACGGGCGGCCGTCGGGCGCGACCGTGTCGTGGGCGTGCGACTGACCGGTCACGACGGCACCGACGGCGGTGTCGGTATCGACGACGCCGTGCAGGTCGCGCGGATGCTCGAGGCGAGCGGCGACGTCGACTACCTCAACACGTCCGTGGGCGTCGCGACCGAGACGCTGCATCTGGTCGAAGCGCCGATGTCCACCCCGCACGGTTATTCCCTGTTCGTCCCCGACGCGATCCGGGCAGCGGTGTCGCTGCCGGTCGTCGGGGTCGGGCGCTTCACCCGACCCGAACAGGTCGGTGCCGCGCTCGCCGACGGAGTGTGCGATCTGGTCGGTGCCGTGCGTGCTCAGATTGCCGACCCGGACTTCACGAACAAGACTCTCTCCGGCCGCGACGACGAGATACGGCCGTGCACCGGCTGCAACCAGGAATGCATCGGACGGGTCGGGCTCAACCGTCCCATCGCGTGCGCGGTCAATCCCCAGGCCGGGTACGAATCCGACGCTCCTGCCGCGCCCGCCGTACCGCACCGGGTCGTCATCGTCGGCGGCGGACCCGCGGGCCTGCAGGCGGCGGTAACGGCTGCCGGAGAAGGACATTCGGTCACCTTGCTCGAACGGAACCGGTGCACCGGCGGCCAGATCCGTGAGGCGGCTGCAGCCCCGCACCGTGCCGAACTGCTCGGTGCGGTGACCCACCTCGACGCCGAGTGCCGCCGCAGGGGAGTGGAGGTGCGTACCGGTGTGACCGCCGATGCCGCGACGCTGCACGCGCTCGCGCCCGACGTCGTGGTCGTCGCGACGGGCGCGCGCCCACACCGGCCCGCCTGGGCGGGTTCGTCGGCGCGGGTGAGCGACGTGCGCGACGTGCTCACCGGTCGCACCGCACCCTCCGGCCGCGTCCTCGTCGTCGACGATCTCGGTTTCCACCAGGCGACCTCGGTCGCCGAACTACTGGCCGACCGGGGGAGTGCGGTGACAGTGTGCACGCCGGGAATGCGCGTGGGCCAGGACCTCGGCCTGACGCTCGAGCTCGACGGCTGGTTGCGCCGCGCCCACGACAAGCGGATCGAGCGACTCACCGGCGTCGCCGTCGGCGGTGTCGTGGACCTGCCGGACGGCGCCGAGGTCACCCTGATCCACCACGCGACCGGCGAACCGGCGACGCTCGCGGTGGACGCGGTCGTCGTCGCCACCCATCAGGATCCCGTCGACGAGCTGTGGCAGGAGCTTTCGGCATCCGGCACGAGAGTGATCCGTGTGGGCGACGCGGTGACGCCACGCCGCCTGCACGCCGCGATCGTCGAGGGGGAGCGGGCCGCCAGGGACCTGGCTCCTACGCCTCCAGCCCGCGGCGCATGA
- a CDS encoding GNAT family N-acetyltransferase — MLIEPRPLDDPDVQDLIGEVQLEYVRRYGGPDDTELAPHEFDPPRGVFLLAVADGVPAGIGGWRAPEHAHRGVRDDDAEIKRMYVRASMRRRGVAARVLGALERTATDAGRRRMILETGSEQPEAIALYAKAGYVPMTERFGLYAESPTAMYYCKELPPIRPATDDDLPVLQEIERAAGKPFAEIGMAFVADDDPPSVEELRAHRDAGRCWAWFDEQGRAVAYLVADLVDNGVHIEQVSVHPDHARRGIGRKLIDHVAGWARDAGFGSLTLTTYRDVPWNGPYYARLGFHTVADDALSPVLTRIRAEERKHGLDRWPRIVMRRGLEA; from the coding sequence GTGCTGATCGAACCTCGTCCGCTGGACGATCCGGACGTGCAGGACCTCATCGGCGAGGTCCAACTCGAATACGTGCGGAGGTACGGCGGACCCGACGACACCGAACTGGCGCCGCACGAATTCGACCCTCCGCGCGGGGTGTTCCTCCTGGCGGTGGCCGACGGGGTTCCGGCCGGGATCGGCGGCTGGCGTGCACCGGAGCATGCTCATCGAGGGGTGCGCGACGATGATGCCGAGATCAAGCGGATGTACGTGCGGGCGAGCATGCGGCGACGTGGTGTGGCAGCACGGGTGCTGGGTGCGCTGGAGCGCACGGCGACCGATGCCGGTCGCCGTCGCATGATCCTCGAGACGGGCAGCGAGCAACCCGAGGCGATCGCGCTGTACGCGAAGGCCGGGTACGTGCCGATGACCGAGCGCTTCGGGCTCTACGCAGAATCACCGACGGCGATGTACTACTGCAAGGAACTGCCCCCGATCCGTCCGGCGACCGACGACGACCTGCCGGTGCTGCAGGAGATCGAACGCGCGGCGGGCAAGCCCTTCGCCGAGATCGGGATGGCGTTCGTCGCCGACGACGATCCTCCGTCCGTCGAGGAGTTGCGCGCTCACCGGGACGCGGGCCGCTGCTGGGCGTGGTTCGACGAGCAGGGACGAGCGGTCGCGTATCTCGTGGCCGACCTCGTCGACAACGGTGTCCACATCGAGCAGGTGTCGGTGCATCCCGATCACGCGCGTCGCGGGATCGGCCGCAAGCTGATCGACCATGTCGCGGGGTGGGCTCGGGACGCCGGGTTCGGATCGCTGACGCTGACCACCTACCGCGACGTGCCGTGGAACGGCCCGTACTACGCCCGTCTCGGCTTTCACACGGTCGCGGACGATGCCCTCTCCCCAGTTCTCACCCGGATCCGCGCGGAGGAACGGAAGCACGGCCTCGACCGTTGGCCGCGCATCGTCATGCGCCGCGGGCTGGAGGCGTAG
- the mftE gene encoding mycofactocin biosynthesis peptidyl-dipeptidase MftE, with protein MRELADACWTDIEPDRVTVAVPIGAFEQHGPHLPLDTDTRIATAVAAELPEVVLAPPLPYGASGEHEGFAGTVSIGAEVTKALIVEYGRSVCRWAKRVVFVNGHGGNAYPLIEAVSLLRYEGRDAAWLPCAVPGSDAHAGVTETSLLLHLAPGAVDMTRAAVGATEPIGALMPRLREAGIVSVSANGVLGDPTEATAELGARLFASLVERASAQVARWQPGTEGRLR; from the coding sequence ATGCGGGAGCTCGCCGACGCCTGTTGGACGGACATCGAACCCGACCGGGTGACGGTGGCCGTCCCGATCGGTGCGTTCGAACAACACGGCCCACACCTTCCCCTCGACACCGACACCCGGATCGCGACTGCTGTCGCCGCCGAGCTGCCCGAGGTGGTCCTCGCGCCACCCCTGCCCTACGGAGCCAGCGGGGAACACGAAGGTTTCGCCGGCACCGTCTCGATCGGAGCCGAGGTGACGAAGGCGCTGATCGTCGAATACGGCAGGTCGGTGTGCCGATGGGCGAAGCGGGTCGTCTTCGTCAACGGGCACGGCGGCAACGCCTATCCGCTGATCGAGGCGGTGAGCCTCCTGCGATACGAAGGCCGCGACGCTGCCTGGCTTCCGTGCGCGGTGCCCGGATCCGATGCCCACGCCGGTGTCACCGAGACGAGTCTGCTGCTGCACCTGGCGCCCGGGGCGGTCGACATGACGCGGGCCGCGGTCGGCGCAACGGAACCGATCGGAGCACTGATGCCACGACTGCGCGAAGCCGGTATCGTCTCGGTGTCCGCGAACGGAGTGCTGGGAGACCCCACCGAGGCCACCGCAGAACTCGGCGCGCGCCTGTTCGCGAGTCTGGTCGAGCGGGCGAGTGCACAGGTCGCCCGGTGGCAGCCGGGAACGGAAGGAAGGCTTCGGTGA
- the mftF gene encoding mycofactocin biosynthesis glycosyltransferase MftF (Members of this protein family, MftF, are glycosyltransferases, members of PF00535 (glycosyl transferase family 2). The encoding gene is found as part of the mycofactocin cassette, in Mycobacterium tuberculosis, many other Actinobacteria, and occasional members of other lineages. Mycofactocin itself, a putative redox carrier, is a heavily modified derivative of the C-terminal Val-Tyr dipeptide of the mycofactocin precursor MftA (TIGR03969).): MSRAITPQATSPEAAQPSATRLPDGFGVRIDARVRSFAGGRVLVGGSPTRMLTLAPAAVAMIDEDFVEVVDAQSAAVARRLLDSGIGNPRPTKLPPSSAVTVVVPVKDNPSGLARLLAAVEGHEVVVVDDGSEKPVEAPERGRVRVIRHETARGPAAARNTGLQQVATEFVAFLDSDVVPQLGWLERSLGHFTDPAVALVAPRVVALEPDSSALAKYEHARSSLDLGSRESAVVAGGPVSYVPSAALLVRRDALVACGGFDETMHVAEDVDLCRRLQTSGWRLRYEPISRVAHDHRTRFRTWLTRKAFYGTGAAPLAERHPGSVPPMVMSIWTLLACVAIATFTRVGVIAAVLTQVVTFVRLRRMFSELDRPDRIAALLTAQGFAGGLWQVASAVCRHYWPVTVVAAVFSRKVRRAVLACAVAEGIWDWKTHRESGGLDPVRYLLYKRLDDLAYGAGLWKGALDARTAAALVPDIRK, encoded by the coding sequence GTGAGTCGGGCGATCACTCCACAGGCGACGTCCCCGGAGGCGGCGCAGCCCTCGGCGACCCGGCTCCCCGACGGTTTCGGTGTGCGCATCGACGCGCGGGTGCGCAGCTTCGCCGGAGGACGCGTCCTCGTCGGAGGATCGCCCACGCGCATGCTCACACTTGCCCCCGCCGCCGTAGCGATGATCGACGAGGACTTCGTCGAGGTGGTGGACGCGCAGAGCGCCGCGGTCGCGCGACGCCTGCTCGACTCGGGCATCGGAAACCCCCGGCCGACGAAGCTGCCGCCGAGTTCCGCCGTCACCGTCGTCGTCCCGGTCAAGGACAATCCGTCCGGCCTCGCCCGTCTCCTCGCCGCTGTCGAAGGGCACGAGGTCGTGGTCGTCGACGACGGTTCCGAGAAACCGGTCGAGGCGCCGGAACGTGGTCGCGTCCGGGTGATCCGGCACGAGACCGCACGCGGGCCGGCGGCGGCCCGCAACACCGGATTGCAGCAGGTGGCAACGGAATTCGTCGCCTTCCTCGATTCCGATGTGGTGCCGCAGCTGGGCTGGCTCGAACGATCACTGGGGCACTTCACCGATCCTGCGGTCGCACTCGTCGCGCCGCGCGTCGTGGCCCTCGAACCCGACAGCAGCGCGCTCGCGAAGTACGAGCACGCACGCTCGTCGCTCGACCTCGGCAGCCGGGAATCCGCTGTGGTCGCGGGTGGTCCCGTCTCGTACGTGCCGAGCGCGGCGCTGCTCGTCCGTCGCGACGCGCTCGTCGCCTGCGGTGGTTTCGACGAGACGATGCACGTGGCCGAGGACGTCGATCTGTGCCGGCGACTGCAGACCTCGGGGTGGCGGTTGCGGTACGAGCCCATCTCGCGGGTCGCGCACGACCATCGCACCCGCTTCCGGACGTGGTTGACGCGCAAGGCATTCTACGGAACCGGTGCGGCTCCGCTCGCCGAGCGGCATCCGGGTTCCGTCCCACCGATGGTGATGTCGATCTGGACGCTCCTCGCGTGCGTCGCGATCGCGACCTTCACCCGCGTCGGGGTGATCGCAGCGGTGCTCACCCAGGTGGTCACCTTCGTGCGGTTGCGGCGGATGTTCTCCGAACTCGACCGGCCCGACCGCATCGCCGCGCTGCTCACCGCCCAGGGATTCGCCGGTGGTCTGTGGCAGGTGGCGTCGGCGGTGTGCCGGCACTACTGGCCGGTCACGGTCGTCGCAGCGGTGTTCTCCCGCAAGGTTCGGCGGGCGGTTCTGGCTTGCGCTGTGGCCGAAGGCATCTGGGACTGGAAGACGCACCGCGAGAGCGGCGGCCTCGATCCCGTCCGGTACCTGCTCTACAAGCGCCTCGACGACCTCGCCTACGGCGCGGGGCTGTGGAAGGGTGCGCTCGACGCCCGCACGGCGGCCGCGCTCGTACCCGACATCCGGAAGTGA